From Methanomicrobia archaeon, a single genomic window includes:
- a CDS encoding thioredoxin gives MNRSKEIDDVLADNKYPFLFFSADWCGFCKQQKPILEELAQEYGDLIEFIWLTEEDA, from the coding sequence ATGAACCGCTCAAAAGAGATTGATGATGTGCTTGCTGATAATAAATACCCATTTTTATTCTTCTCTGCTGATTGGTGCGGTTTTTGCAAGCAGCAGAAGCCGATTCTAGAGGAGCTTGCGCAGGAATACGGTGATTTGATCGAGTTCATCTGGCTCACCGAGGAAGATGC